DNA sequence from the Sphingomonas sp. genome:
CCACATATCGAGCCGGTTGCTTATGACACCGGTTTCCTATAGCAGTCCCGAAAAATATGTTCAGGAGCGGAACTTGGCCTTGATGAACGATGTCAGCAGCATTGCCGGCCGATTCCGCGATGCCCGCCGCGCCGCGTCGGGGCTGGATGCCTATCCCGGCGCGCTGCCCGACACTCTCGACGATGCCTATGCGATCCAGGACGAGGCGATCCGCGGCTGGAGCCGCCCGGTCGTCGGCTGGAAAGTCGGCCGCGTGCCCGTGCCGCTTGTCGATCGCTTCGGCACCGACCGGCTCGCCGGTCCGATCTTCGCCGCGATGCCCGCCGCTCGGGAGCCGGTCGACATGCCGGTCTTCGCCAAGGGTTTCGCTGCGGGCGAGGCCGAGTTCCTGCTGCGCATCGGGGCCGTGCCCGAACCCCGCAAAGCGCGCTTCACGCTGGACGAAGCGGCGGACCTGATCGACGCCGCCCATGTCGGCATCGAGATCGCCAGCTCTCCGCTCGGCGCGATCAACGATCTCGGCCCCACCGCCGTCGTCTCCGATTTCGGCAACAATAACGGCTTGGTGATCGGCCCGGAAATCGCGAACTGGCGTGCCAGCGGCTTCGAGCAATGGGACGTGGCGACCCTGATCGACGGCACCCAGGTCGGCGCGGGCCGGGCGGCAAGCTTTCCCGACGGCGCGATCGGTGCGGCCCGTTTCCTGTTCGAGCTGATGGCGAGGCGCGGCATCGCGCTTGCGCCCGGCCAGTGGATCTCCAGCGGCGCCGTCACCGGCGTCCATGACGCCCGGCCCGGCCAGCTGGTGGAGTGCCGTTTCGGCGACCGGCTGGACATCGCCTGCCGGCTCGTCGAAGCCCGGCCGGAATAGTTCAGGCGAACCAGCGCGGCAGCGCCAGCGACAGCTCCGGAATGTAGCTGATCAGCATCAGCGAAACGATCATGGCGAGATAGAAGGGCCAGATCGTCCTGACCGTGCGCTCGATCGGAATCTTTCCGATCGCCGAGCCGACGAACAGCACCGAGCCCACCGGCGGCGTCACCAGGCCGATGCCCAGGTTCAGCATCATGATGATGCCGAAATGGACCGGGTCGATGCCCAGCGGCATCAGGATGGGCAGGAAGATCGGCGTCGTGATGACGATCAAGGGCGCCATGTCCATGAAGGTGCCGAGCAGCAGCAGGATGACGTTGACGATCAGCAGGATGAAGATCGGATTGTCGGTGAGAAAGCCGATCATGGAGGCCATCGCCGCCGGCACTTCGAGGACGGCGAGCGCGAAACCGAAGCCGGTCGCCGCCGCGATGATGAGCAGCACCATCGCGGCGGTCTTCACCGATTGCAGCGCCGCGCCCTTGAACTCCGCCCAGCCCAGCGAGCGATAGACGAGCGCACCGACCAGGATCGTGTAGATCACCGCGATCGCCGAGCTTTCGGTGGGCGTGAAGATGCCGGACAGGATGCCGCCCATGATGATGATCGCGGTCATCAGCCCCGGGATCGCCGCCACGAAGGCGAGCGCGAAGGGCCGCCAGCCAGGGAACACGCCCTTGGGATAGCCGCGCCGGATCGCCACCAGCCAGGCCGTGACCGACAGCAGGAAGCCCGTGAGAATGCCGGGAATGATGCCGGCGAGGAACAGGTCGCCGATCGACACGCCCATGCCGGACGCGGCCGAATAGATGATCATGTTGTGCGACGGCGGGATGAGCAGGCCGGCGATCGCGGCGGTGACGGTGACGTTCACCGCATAATCGGCGCCGTAGCCCTTCTCCTTC
Encoded proteins:
- a CDS encoding 2-keto-4-pentenoate hydratase, which produces MNDVSSIAGRFRDARRAASGLDAYPGALPDTLDDAYAIQDEAIRGWSRPVVGWKVGRVPVPLVDRFGTDRLAGPIFAAMPAAREPVDMPVFAKGFAAGEAEFLLRIGAVPEPRKARFTLDEAADLIDAAHVGIEIASSPLGAINDLGPTAVVSDFGNNNGLVIGPEIANWRASGFEQWDVATLIDGTQVGAGRAASFPDGAIGAARFLFELMARRGIALAPGQWISSGAVTGVHDARPGQLVECRFGDRLDIACRLVEARPE
- a CDS encoding TRAP transporter large permease; the encoded protein is MELAILLLTLAMLLAIGVPVAFALIGATLAAFMVMDIPLVVMFQRMAAGISVFTLMAIPFFIFAGDLMYRAGIAARLVQVAEAVFGRTRGGLGQVNIGASMMFGAVSGSPIASASAIGSTLIPLMKEKGYGADYAVNVTVTAAIAGLLIPPSHNMIIYSAASGMGVSIGDLFLAGIIPGILTGFLLSVTAWLVAIRRGYPKGVFPGWRPFALAFVAAIPGLMTAIIIMGGILSGIFTPTESSAIAVIYTILVGALVYRSLGWAEFKGAALQSVKTAAMVLLIIAAATGFGFALAVLEVPAAMASMIGFLTDNPIFILLIVNVILLLLGTFMDMAPLIVITTPIFLPILMPLGIDPVHFGIIMMLNLGIGLVTPPVGSVLFVGSAIGKIPIERTVRTIWPFYLAMIVSLMLISYIPELSLALPRWFA